Part of the Periplaneta americana isolate PAMFEO1 chromosome 4, P.americana_PAMFEO1_priV1, whole genome shotgun sequence genome is shown below.
aTTTGTTATGGATTGCGGAAATGCAATATCTAGTATTTTTTATGCCAGTGCTCATAAACTTAAATATGGATCATTAATTGCTAAAGCTCTTCTCCATGTACCTGGCTTTCCAAAAGAGTGTTGTGAAGAAACTGAAGTGTTGCTTTTGAAGATATTTGTCAGTGTAGATTGCACTGTATAGTTAAACTTCACAACCAAATGCTTCACCAGGTATTTAAAGTTCTGTCACCTAGACTGCTGAAATTTCTAGAGAAATCATCATTAGGCCTACTCCTTTCAGTGCATATGTTTTTGATTgtactcattttattattatttttatgtattattttactagagatgtagaaaaattaagtctgttgtaataaaattgattgatcatgttttatttccaattctggtgtgattattattgcttaagctCATCCTACTTTGATAACtaggcctacactacaagtactggTACATGTACAGCAAGTTACACCAATTCGTATTtccagtattactattattattattttcttgtggTAATGGTAactgcaaattaatattttgttggttTCGTAGTTCATTATTGCTCCACTCATTCAAGgttatattaaatttcagtttgttttgtgtaaacacccaaaaataatattactatttcttgtgtcttcgagtttatggtggaatttaacatatttcatgaaaataataaataaaccttatgtgagaaacatacaatatatataacacagttgtatgaacacttttaagaataaaataaattattaaaattaataaaattcagacatgtttcgaagATTGCCTCTTCATCCTCAGTGactaccacgacggctggttcaggtgatcgaccaCAATGTAGTGTGACTTAAAGGAGACTGACCTTATATGTGAGATTtgaataaaccttatgtatttaatgttttaattatggaaggaaggtgttaaggtacggtcacacgtcgctacttttgctgcgctgcagtacaaaaaactgcgcaactctcgtactgcgacgtgtgaacaacggtgcaacccgaaaagtagcggctgccgaacctgctgcccgctacttttccatgctgcgcacagcttagaagtagcgacgtgtgaacagggttcaaCTCGAATGAACTACCACAAGTAATGCACATTGGTAGCCTAGCAACAGTTCAACataagttttgaatttattacatttttacattcATGATATAAATTACACATGATGTAGAAATTAGTTTTTTGCTCGTAACTTCCCAACCCTGTGTGTGCTGTAACAGCGCATCACACGAAGTTCTCCTGAGGACCGTGATGCCGTGGTGAGTGCGTACTGTCGGCACGATGTGCTGGGGCTCCAGTACAGCGCCCCTCTGCCCCTCGCTGCACATCTGTGTCCCCTGGACGCTGCGACGCCACACCCCCTGCAGCAGGCGGCTGCGCGCCTCATCAACACGCTGGCATCGCTGCGCTGTGGCCGCGACTACCTGAGCTCCCCAGGCACCGAACTTCTGCGTGTGCTCGTGCCTTGCCTGCGTGGCGATGCAGGCACGCACCTGGACTCCACTACTGCCGACATGTTACTCGCCACACTGCAGAAGCTGAGCCTCAGGTCAAGTCAACAAGTGCTAATTGTGTCAATGCAGATACTTGTAAAAGTACTGTTTCGTTAAGAGACAAATACAGCCTACAGTATAGTATATTGGAGGCATTCCTGAAGTTCAGATTATGTTTGGCTGAATCATAGAAGAGTAATCATTGCTCTGTGAGTAGTGTATATGTACCTTCCTTCTGCGTGAAGTGATATTTAAAATAGATAGTTTGGCAGGTGCAGATGAGCTACACCAACAATATACTTTGCTATAATGAGCTTTGCACTGTCATTCTTTATGGCCTACTTCCCTCTGGTCCAAATCCATTCAAGGACGATGAATTTTGCAGACGAAAAAATTCCCCAAATATAAATtcctttgaaaaagaaaaaaaattgtgaggcaTTCTAAGTTAGTGGCATCTGAAAGAACTTTTTATCACATTTTAGCAATTGCAGTCATAAGAAATATTGTGGAACTAGCTATTGTATCATCCTTGAACACTGTAACTCCAAATATCCAGATCTCTAATTATCTGAATCAGTTTTCAGGAAGtttagatattatttatttagtgacAGAAAAAACTTTCCTTTACTGCAGAAGACGGTGCAGATGTTTCAGAATGCATTCGCCCCCTTTTAATATGTCATTATATGTAGACTAGTTCAAAAAATACTTTTTGTCTTTAaatatttgtcatttttattctcttaaataatgttttttgtgttcaaatatttgtaatttttgttcttttaataaatacttcttatgtttaaatatttgtcacttttcttcttttaaaaatacgtttgtgttcaaatatttgtaagttttatattttttctgtttaaatatttataacttttgtactttttgtgtttaaatatttttaacttttgttcttttaaaaatacgtttgtgttcaaatatttgtaagttttatattttttctgtttaaatatttataacttttgtactttttgtgtttaaatatttttaactttcgttattttaaaaatacgtttgtgttcaaatatttgtaagttttatattttttctgtttaaatatttataacttttgtactttttgtgtttaaatatttttaactttcgttattttaaaaatacgtttgtgttcaaatatttgtaagttttatattttttctgtttaaatatttataacttttgtactttttgtgtttaaatatttttaacttttgttcTTTTAACACGTGCAATACTGTACTTTCACAATAACATATTGCTAGAGTGACTTTCACTTTTGACCCAATCATCTGGATCATGTCCATCAATTAGTCCTACTGTACTGCCAGTTGCTGTCACTAATCTATTGAAATATAGTGAtgtaacaaacaaaacacaaaGAGTGCAGGCAATCTGTAGGGTTTATAATGAAGTGATTAAATTCAAGATAAGGCTCTAGTAAATAATAGTTGTGGTGGCATTGAATACAGTAAGGTGAAGGATCACTACTACTTGCAGAcagttgatgacaataaatatataatttatcataattatatcatatcacatcactaACCTATTAGTTTGTGAGAATTTTGTTGCATTGTAAAAACATCAGTCTCGTTATTATGTTATTTCAAACTCTTCTGAGTGAGTGGAAATACGTAAAATTGTTCATAATTTATACTGTTAAACTGTTTTATATTTCCGTGTCACTCACTAATAAGCAGCAGTTGTGTGTGCAGGCACAGCCAGCGCATCGGCATGATTGAACTGGGGCTCGTGGAGTGGCTGGTGCAGCGCCTGAGTGCAGACGCCGTGGTCATGAAGCCATACACTCTGGAATACAGCGCAGCCCTGCTCATGAACCTGTGCCTGCACCGGCGTGCCAAGGAGCGCTGTGTGCCACTCGCGCACACCGTGCTCCAGCTGCTGACCGGCCTGCTAGGAACCGACGTGGCCCAGGCCGTGCCGTATGTGAACGGCACCCTGTACAGCCTGCTGGCGCACCCCCAGCTGAACGCGGAGGCGAGGCGCATGGGGCTGTGCAGCATGCTGGAGCTGTACCTCAAGGTGAGCGCAGGTGAGCGGCATATGCGTCCGAGTGCAGACGCCCGGCCATGTGTGAAGGTGTGCTCCATGTTGCAGCACAGCGAGGGCGAGATGGCCAAGCAGCTGGAGTACATCCTGAGGCTGCATCGCGGGGACTGTCAGCCCGACCACAGTGCCACCTCGGATGAGGAGAATGCCGACGACGATGCGGTGAGTATTGTGGCGCACCTCACACGTGCACTGCAGCAGCAGCCGCCTGACCAGACATTGTCTGTGCAGGAGGAGGTGGACCTGCTGGAGGAGGAGCTGGATTCAGACGACCCGGTGCGCAGCCTGCACGGCGAGCTGAGCGGCGATCAGCTGCTGCTGCAGAACTACCGCCTCGTGTTCCCACACCACGGTGAGCAGTACCCGTGTGCGATCTCCATTCAGAACATTGCTCTGCATTGGCCCGAAATGAAAGTGGCTTCAGACAAGTCTTGCTAGACACTTGGCTGTTCTTATCAAAAATTTACTCCTCTAAGATTTCAAGTTGCCATAAAGAGAGAGAGTTTATGTCTTAAGCTGCTTCTACACGATCAAATCTTAACTCATCAAATTCAACTTACACACACCAGTAATCGCACATCTGCCAACTTTGGTACAACTGCTGGAAACACCACTGAAAGATATTTGTAGGAAAATCCCGTATGGCAGCAGTGATAATCTTGACCAACTGAAATCTACACCCCCTTAGGGTTGCTTTCAAgtgagaaaagagaaagaaattccATGGTGCGAGATCAGACAAGTGTGGAGGTGACCTGTTGCCTTGCCAGTTACTCTTGGACCAGCACAGATCGCTGTGCAGGGACTTTATCATGTAACAACAGCCAGTTCTTCGTATGCCAAAGTTCAGAACGCTTACAAGAAATTGAATTGCGTAGATCTCCTTGTATCAGGTCTTGTTTACAGTTTCTCCTTATGATATGAATTCCATGGAGTCAAAAAACAGCTCAAGGATCACCTTGTCTTTTCACCTGTCCTGTCGCGGCTTTTTCCTTCATGTCGATTTTCAGGTGACCGATTGTCATTTCAGTTGCAGATCGTACACCATGTTTTGTCTCCCGTTATGATCTGGTTGAGAAGCATCGCATCGTCGTCAGCATTGCTGATCAGTCATGCAGTCGTCACGTTGGCCTTGCATCATGGCGCTGGGTAACATTTTTGACTGACAGTATGCTCATCAACCTGCAAACTGTTTTTGCCACTTAAACACAACACCGGGGCCCGAGGCTTCTTTGTCCGACACAAGCTTTATCATTTCAGACATTTTTCTATCTGATTTGCCTAATTtttggcagaacttgatgttttcCTGTTGCTCAAACTGCGACATTCTAGAGTTCCTCCTCTAGCATTCAACTACCCTTTACAACAGAGActgtagttctgcttacactgtATGTACGCAACTGCCTCTTGCCGGGACAAGAGAAGAACTGACACGGCACCATTCTGCAATGCAGTCTATCCACAACGAACTCGTTGACTGTACCTCATATTGTCAAATCACATACGATACTTTAAAAGTGTTTGattgttttgaaagtaaatcagaACATGTTCTAAGGCTTGACAAGTCTTTGAAGGAATTAACCAATAGGATTCGAAAATATGATGCCAAGAACCACAAAAACATGGCATCCTGGCTGAAGAAAGATGTTTGTGAGTTAATtcaattatatgaattaaaaGCATGCCTGCACACTGTGGAACACCACAATAAAATGAGTGAAAACAATGCGTATTCTTCGAGTTAAGTACCAATGAAAAAGATTCTAACAATATATGTTTTAAGCAAATACTATTcgtataaatattttgttttaaaacattATGCAGTAGTGATATTCTTCGTTTTAGGTACTGTACAGTTAAGTAATATAGATATTGTTTTGTACAGCCTAGTTATTCTCTAAAGGGTTTGCATCTAGTCCCAGAAGTCCGTGCATTTGCATGCTTTTCCCTGAAGGGTGTAACTATATGCTTACAATTATCTATACGAATGATCAATTTTTGAGTTTATTGAGCATGATTTTATGTTGCGTATTTCCGCTATTTTAataagtgcataatatttgcaatGCTTTAAGACTTATATCGCATATTTATaagatttaaaagttcttgtgaaCGCAAAGAGCAGCGCCCTGCGTGGAAGATGGAATGTTTGAATCACTGTGATAAGCTGGTGACAACACACATCAGTGCCGGGTCACTGATTTGCAGGCCTTCATAAAGagcatttttgttaaaagtcCATCAAAGAGTTCAGCTATGTAGATCAATAGCACTTGTACCTGCACCAGTGTTCATCttttggggaacgtggttgaatGAGACTTTATATCAGTGATGACCAACAGAGCTGCACTGTGTGCACTCACGAGCAAAAAAGAGCGATATTGGCATTCAAAGCAGTGAGATCTGCTCTTGCACATGGCATCACTGTTCATCATCTACAGTTAATGCTGCGTCTATTGAGAGAGCTCAAACAATGAGCTGGAAGGGAATCTTGTATTTATATCTACTTAATTTTGCTGTTTATCAAAAGCAATCATCACTGAAGAGTGTTGGCACTCCCTTGTATAAAGAAATCTTATCTGAGGTCTGTTCTGGGCAAAAAGTAAAGGAAAAAGTGACTAACATTATTTAGAAGAATGTTGTGCAATATTCAAGACATTCTCGAAGGAAGTTCCTTCATTGCACCCGTCTACGGAACAATGAACATCATTAACCTCGTGTGACCAGGAGAGAAGTTTTCATAATACCAAAGCAACAGACACAGCATCTCAACTGAAAACTTCATCCACTGCAACTCTTTGCTGATTTTATACAAAGGAACACCTCTGCTTCAACCTCTAGGGAAATGTAAGTTTATGCTCATTGTCATTCGCACTCTTAAAGAAAACGTgatttattagtgcatatttattgggatattttgcaatttttaaggCCATATTTAGTAGCTACCGAACCCTAATTATAATATTCGGTATCTAGGCCTACATATAGGATTGCAACCATTTTCTCATGTGATTCTGgaacacgtaataataataataataataataataataataataataatagtgacgtTATTGTTTACTTAACATCCATTGAATATTGAACTTTGTATGTTATAACTTCTGGCTATGTAAAGAAAATTTGTAATTCCTACATTTCGGTGCTATTGAATTCACAGacataatttattacattctTGCAAAAGAATTTGGAGTTCAATATTTCTTCAAAAAAGAAGTAATATTACAGATGTTTGTGTTTgggcataaattgttttatacaaaTGATGAAGTTCGAATTTTACATGACGTAAATGGAAATAACATGTTAATATAATTGTGTGAGAAGAAGGAAGCTCTTACCCCTagtcacatataacagatttatCAACCTAATCCACTTTGAAGACaatatttttcatcaatttcactatgctgctatCTAGTGTCTACAAACGAAGTCACATTATAACCCTGATGAGTGTTCTTATGAAGTATTGAAATGAGAGAAAGATTTGGTAGTGTAGAAGCAGCCTTGCAATTATTGCCAAGGACGGGCAGTCATAGTTCTTCCACCCACTACAAGAGAACTTCATAAAACAAGAACTGCATTTTAATATGACATTGACTACGGATTGCATATTATTCGCTGGATTTCTGGTTTTTCTTCACAATCTAACATTGTTAAAACGTggaagaaatacataaaataggcaTGTTTGATTGTTTGCCCACTGCACTGATGATAATTGGTAATAGGAACAGGACTGTGGACTCTGGTTCCTGGCCGTGATTTTACTCTTTGCTACTGTAGGAGTCAGTGTGCACTGCATATTGACACAATGTTTAGCATGCAGTACACGGGTGTGATAGATTGAGATCAAAGTGTATTCTTAGAACACCTGCCAATGAAAGGACAGTCGGTGATTTCAACACAAGTTCCATCTTTAAGGACACGGAAAGAAGAAATTGTAAAGTTTATGTACTAAAATGATTCCTTTTCTTTATTAGCAATTGTGCTGCCTTTTCTATAATGAATATGAGGAAAAGCAGAGTTGTGCAGGTGCAGCTAACAGAGCAGTTGGTGTGTGCAGGAGTGGTGCACCCGTCGTCCTCGTCCACCGGTGACTTGCTGCTGCGCCCCACGACGCCGCGCCTGCTGTCCCTCGGGTCTCTGGAGGGGAAGAGGAAGTGCTCCAGCACCGTGGTGAGACCCGCCACGTCCCCCGAGCTGCGCCACTCCGACGAGTCATCGGATGCCAATTCCTGCCTCAGAGCATGCGACAAGTAAGAACTCATCATGTTTATGCAATGCTTACGTCACGGGCGTGCACGTGCTGACTGTTTTGTTGTGTTGGCCAGCCTGGTGCTGGAGAGCCTGgacaaggacgacgacgacgacgagaaGGAGGCGGTCATGTGCGGTGCAGAAGGTGAGCAAGCGCGCCTAGCGAGGCATTGCTGGTGTTGCTATCTGGCAGTTGCACAGCTTGACATGCGGTGTGTTGGCAGGCCTGCAGGAAGCGGCACTGCTGTCCTCCACAGATTCCAGTTCCGACGCTGTTGCAGTGGAAGCCCCTCCTGTGCCCCCTGCCGCCTCTGAGGAAGGGTGAGTGCAGGTAGCTGCTACTGCTCCCCGTGTGCTGCATGTTTACTGCGAGTGCTGCCATCTGTATTTTGTTGTATTAAGATTTTGATGATTAGGCTACGTgaatgtaatttgttttatatttcatgCATGTTTTTCTTGTCAGTCTTTTTCATACAGAATGTTATTTTGCTGCACTAGTGTATACTTTTCGTTAAATGTAATGGTTGTTTTTCATATAACGAATGACGACCATTTTGTCCCTATTGACGAAGTATTGGGTCAATCCCGTACAAAATTTTGCAACTCAGAAGGGATGCATGCAatgttttttatgttctagtaaaTGATTATCTTAATAATAAATAACGAAATGGCAAAATTTAGGACTTGTATcattgaaattatgttttatttaacaatgctcacaactgcagaggttatatcagcatcgccggtgtcccagaattttgtcccgcaggagttcttttacatgccagtaattctacagacatgagcctgtcgcagttaagcacacttaaatgccatcgacctggcccaggaacgaaccctcaacctcgggcatagaaggccagcgctatgccatCTTGGCCGACCGTATCATTGAACGGTTAGCTATAGCATAGAGAGAAACATTAGACTGTTGCACATGTAGGATAATTGTAACAATTAGTGCATGCTTGGTCGTGAGGTATCATTATGGTGATAAATAAAATCTCTTTGAATTTTCATTAAGTTCATAAAAATTACGGTAATAATCAGAACAAAGGTGAAAATTAGCAACAAATTGCAGTTATATTTATAACTTCAAATCAATATCTTTTTTATATTTGGATTTTTTCCCACATAAAGATAGTGTGAAGAATACTTTGACATTCATGTTTCGTGGTGGAGTCTTTGAAAGGTCGTAAGTAATAATACAATCTGTGATGCAGTTCTTTGTGTGTAAAGACCATTATTACTTGTACAAGGTCTAGATCATGCACTGACACCCAGTATGAACACATAAAGTTATCCATATGAGCTGCAGGCTTCAATAAAATATTGACGATTTACCAAACTGACTTAGTGTTACAAGTGTTGTATTACATGCttccacgtattcactacattttttatattctagtcatatttattttattttatttatttttgtttcatcatatttcctGATAATGTATGTCTGTCATGTGGTAACTTGAGCTGctcataatcataattttctttgctgtctgtacctaagaaatattgtgttcattataTGCTTTATACTTTACTATTTTCTggttgttcttattattattattattattattattattattattattattattatctcatatttttatactttgtatgtctcatttattttgacttactgttcacattttattatgcctttttcttctttctataaGTTATAcaagatgattcacgaggatttaccgtcccttacggagcttatttccgaagacattctgagcaaaaaatgtcatataaacatttgtcctaatctcaatattttcagagttacactaatttgaagttgtatgtaaaataccattattcttgagttttaagaataaaagaatattacagataaagaatgaactattcaggagtatcacttctctaattagctagtattctgaagctaaaaatgtgttgtgaattccgtagttgcttcatacagatttcttttttttttttttcgatttttaactacaaaattacattttctcacGCACTtaatcacaacaattgttacaaatcacgccagtcttctaattcttcaagactgtacattaggatgcataattaaactgtaaagaatcaagttcctaaagtcatatgatttgtaacaatttttttgttaagtgcgtaagaatgatgtcatttttggttaaaaattgaaaaataaaatctgtgcaaaacaattaacaacaaatttttactctagccaattaaagaaatgatacttctgaatagttcattctctatttgtaatattcttttacccttaaaactaaagaaaaaggtattttactaacaacttcaaattagtgtaactctgaaaatattgagattaggacaaatgcctatatgacattttttgctcagaatgtcttcggaaataagctccgtaagggacggtaaatcctcgtgaatcaccctgtatattatgtctcttttctactgacttgttgtttacattgtgttatgattatctacttcaatttttttttttgctgtgttttgtaaattttttgtatcacagttttactcctggttaagTGCTATTGAAGGCCATATGgctaggttaaataaaccattattattattattgttattattattattattattattattaatattaatattaatataacagtAGCAGAAAAAGTAATTTATTGCATTACTACCTTGAGCCATATGAAGTTGTTATACCACTTGTTTGAAATCTAAGACATCCATTGCTCAGTGTTCAGTCGGAAGGTTGCTGTTGCTTTTTGTCTAGGTTTGGTTTTGTTCAcctgccatatttctttaatatttcaccaAATTTTGTCCTGGGATAATTTCGATGCTTCTGCGTGAAATAGGTCATGGGTTCGGTTCGTTACTAGTCTTCTGTTTTTGTGTCCAGTGAGGTTGAAGTAGGATTAAGTGTCATTCCCTTCTTAGCAAGTAGGTCTGCAGTTTCATTCCCGGAAATGTCAACATGTGATGGGATCCATTGAAACGTTATCGATTTTCCTTGTCTATTAAGGagttttagtattttttataaaagtaattgtattaatCTTGCAGTGTAGTTTCgaacatgtcttttgtggagaggcgattgcattattattagtttcttcctgtgagaagcgattcgtttatgtttggtCTATTAGTTTTGAGCATGATAGGTTTTTGTTAAGGACAGGAAaacagcagtactaggagaaatagacaaacattgttaaaatgagttcaaatgaGGATTCAGATATCGAACAcgctgcaaattctgcaattgaatgtttagtGCCATCGAAATCCCGCTAAGATATGCAGTGGAGTATAAAAAACTTGAAGATTGGTGttccaagaaaaatgtagaaagtgtGTCGAACATGTTGTTAacgttaataataaataaaatcaattccattttatttaatttaatgtgtggttcacattacgctaccagttaggtaatagcagtatcattatctaactagttgcgtaatgaatgtgtttacaacatttttattagtgatgtaaagtcgaCATTACTTGACGAAAGTGGATAAAAGTTAAAACTATGGTAAAAGTGGCCCTCATAAAATGAGAGTTCTAGAGCAGAAACAGACTGTCGCACATCGGACTTTGTATCGCGTACATTAGCCGACGATATGTATGACGTCATTTTTGCTATTCCTTGGTTATTCCTCTGGCAAGGATTCCAATGTTAATTTTAGATCCTTACAGAATTATTGATATCAGCAGAGCAGCTTAATGTTATACAGTTCGCAACAAGAGTCTCGGCTGTGAAGTGTAGTACATGTTGCAACAGAGTTGGTTGGTCTGTTTTATTGCAAATTTCTAAGGCCTACTGTAATTTATCGAAACTGCTTTTCACATTGTAGTGGATAGAATAATTGTGCGTGACACACACTTCACCTGTCCCACTCTCTGTCTGTACTTGTCTTACATGGAAACACGCAGTTCGTGTCCATTCACCTGGCTGTCCGATGCATTTCAACTGCACAGGTTATTCATTAATATTCGGCTAGATGTGGCCAGTAAATCTCGCCTAGAACTCTCATCGCCTcatgggaaagaaattttctcatgaaatttcggccagtgtatgggaccggtgcctacccagcatcgtgatgcacttggggagctacgataggtagcgaaatccggttgcgaatgccagctataacggctggggggatcatcgtgctaaccacacgatacc
Proteins encoded:
- the LOC138698732 gene encoding lisH domain-containing protein ARMC9-like isoform X2: MDQLESENLQKSDIPNPGKDDVLLPDLTRYEEAEKLCLQLISEFLQSYELASTLEAFTADCSELAYEVPESVKKERVRKDSLLKILDHFAKNDLANFFSAWEQLVPASIQEKLEYKKLTFYLHVHFAVLPLRKQQDSAEEEDGDKAGMEVLRGFLETKGTQFSAEPEFLPFYALPFVSNPATHPSFQELFTEDWACRLAGSLRNFVVGHCWGAGVAPRLLQLSLVDGVHKSHSQLLEAHKNYKQLKRRYQKLHRDHHNLIGIAAELTGALESSVKGQAVDLKATLHNCTQIFPDLFRQAPQTETASDEVIWQSFSEQTMPGLELDFRKIKQHLATASVKTKLLLFQALRWRITRSSPEDRDAVVSAYCRHDVLGLQYSAPLPLAAHLCPLDAATPHPLQQAAARLINTLASLRCGRDYLSSPGTELLRVLVPCLRGDAGTHLDSTTADMLLATLQKLSLRHSQRIGMIELGLVEWLVQRLSADAVVMKPYTLEYSAALLMNLCLHRRAKERCVPLAHTVLQLLTGLLGTDVAQAVPYVNGTLYSLLAHPQLNAEARRMGLCSMLELYLKHSEGEMAKQLEYILRLHRGDCQPDHSATSDEENADDDAEEVDLLEEELDSDDPVRSLHGELSGDQLLLQNYRLVFPHHGVVHPSSSSTGDLLLRPTTPRLLSLGSLEGKRKCSSTVVRPATSPELRHSDESSDANSCLRACDNLVLESLDKDDDDDEKEAVMCGAEGLQEAALLSSTDSSSDAVAVEAPPVPPAASEEG
- the LOC138698732 gene encoding lisH domain-containing protein ARMC9-like isoform X1 — translated: MDQLESENLQKSDIPNPGKDDVLLPDLTRYEEAEKLCLQLISEFLQSYELASTLEAFTADCSELAYEVPESVKKERVRKDSLLKILDHFAKNDLANFFSAWEQLVPASIQEKLEYKKLTFYLHVHFAVLPLRKQQDSAEEEDGDKAGMEVLRGFLETKGTQFSAEPEFLPFYALPFVSNPATHPSFQELFTEDWACRLAGSLRNFVVGHCWGAGVAPRLLQLSLVDGVHKSHSQLLEAHKNYKQLKRRYQKLHRDHHNLIGIAAELTGALESSVKGQAVDLKATLHNCTQIFPDLFRQAPQTETASDEVIWQSFSEQTMPGLELDFRKIKQHLATASVKTKLLLFQALRWRITRSSPEDRDAVVSAYCRHDVLGLQYSAPLPLAAHLCPLDAATPHPLQQAAARLINTLASLRCGRDYLSSPGTELLRVLVPCLRGDAGTHLDSTTADMLLATLQKLSLRHSQRIGMIELGLVEWLVQRLSADAVVMKPYTLEYSAALLMNLCLHRRAKERCVPLAHTVLQLLTGLLGTDVAQAVPYVNGTLYSLLAHPQLNAEARRMGLCSMLELYLKHSEGEMAKQLEYILRLHRGDCQPDHSATSDEENADDDAEEVDLLEEELDSDDPVRSLHGELSGDQLLLQNYRLVFPHHGVVHPSSSSTGDLLLRPTTPRLLSLGSLEGKRKCSSTVVRPATSPELRHSDESSDANSCLRACDNLVLESLDKDDDDDEKEAVMCGAEGLQEAALLSSTDSSSDAVAVEAPPVPPAASEEGEDEYTKAFTSRPKIPRTPTLQSDDVTPA
- the LOC138698732 gene encoding lisH domain-containing protein ARMC9-like isoform X3, whose product is MDQLESENLQKSDIPNPGKDDVLLPDLTRYEEAEKLCLQLISEFLQSYELASTLEAFTADCSELAYEVPESVKKERVRKDSLLKILDHFAKNDLANFFSAWEQLVPASIQEKLEYKKLTFYLHVHFAVLPLRKQQDSAEEEDGDKAGMEVLRGFLETKGTQFSAEPEFLPFYALPFVSNPATHPSFQELFTEDWACRLAGSLRNFVVGHCWGAGVAPRLLQLSLVDGVHKSHSQLLEAHKNYKQLKRRYQKLHRDHHNLIGIAAELTGALESSVKGQAVDLKATLHNCTQIFPDLFRQAPQTETASDEVIWQSFSEQTMPGLELDFRKIKQHLATASVKTKLLLFQALRWRITRSSPEDRDAVVSAYCRHDVLGLQYSAPLPLAAHLCPLDAATPHPLQQAAARLINTLASLRCGRDYLSSPGTELLRVLVPCLRGDAGTHLDSTTADMLLATLQKLSLRHSQRIGMIELGLVEWLVQRLSADAVVMKPYTLEYSAALLMNLCLHRRAKERCVPLAHTVLQLLTGLLGTDVAQAVPYVNGTLYSLLAHPQLNAEARRMGLCSMLELYLKHSEGEMAKQLEYILRLHRGDCQPDHSATSDEENADDDAEEVDLLEEELDSDDPVRSLHGELSGDQLLLQNYRLVFPHHGVVHPSSSSTGDLLLRPTTPRLLSLGSLEGKRKCSSTVVRPATSPELRHSDESSDANSCLRACDNLVLESLDKDDDDDEKEAVMCGAEGLQEAALLSSTDSSSDAVAVEAPPVPPAASEEG